One genomic segment of Equus przewalskii isolate Varuska chromosome 13, EquPr2, whole genome shotgun sequence includes these proteins:
- the LOC139075081 gene encoding acrosin inhibitor 1-like isoform X1, whose translation MSFFSSWIKAIFVIALAFPLYSETSFAPAPEFRFPPNCKPYIDPQGICTKELDPVCASNAETYYNECNFCYEKMKSGDKFDFKHFGEC comes from the exons atgtctttcttctcaTCATGGATCAAAGCTATATTCGTCATTGCCTTGgcatttcctctttattctg AAACTTCTTTTGCTCCTGCACCAGAATTCAGATTTCCG CCAAACTGTAAACCGTATATAGATCCTCAAGGAATTTGCACCAAAGAGTTGGATCCAGTCTGTGCAAGCAATGCAGAAACTTATTACAACGAATGTAATTTCTGCTATGAAAAGAT gAAAAGCGGTGACAAatttgattttaaacattttggagAATGTTAA
- the LOC103556687 gene encoding serine protease inhibitor Kazal-type 12-like produces MKPSGSLLLLVSVAYLFLFADAVSHGGSQAFCSNYEKIATDGKPCPKMGKPVCGTDGKTYHNPCEFCKAAMEKSRKLGFKHDGKC; encoded by the exons ATGAAGCCATCAGGCAGCCTTCTGCTTTTGGTCAGTGTGGCCTATTTGTTCCTCTTTGCAG ACGCTGTGAGCCATGGAGGCTCTCAG GCTTTTTGCAGCAACTATGAGAAAATAGCTACAGATGGAAAACCCTGTCCCAAGATGGGCAAACCGGTGTGTGGTACGGATGGGAAAACTTACCACAATCCCTGTGAATTCTGCAAAGCAGCTAT ggaaaaaagcagaaagcttGGTTTCAAACATGATGGAAAATGTTGA
- the LOC139075081 gene encoding sperm-associated acrosin inhibitor-like isoform X2 produces MSFFSSWIKAIFVIALAFPLYSETSFAPAPEFRFPPNCKPYIDPQGICTKELDPVCASNAETYYNECNFCYEKISGWVPRLSHD; encoded by the exons atgtctttcttctcaTCATGGATCAAAGCTATATTCGTCATTGCCTTGgcatttcctctttattctg AAACTTCTTTTGCTCCTGCACCAGAATTCAGATTTCCG CCAAACTGTAAACCGTATATAGATCCTCAAGGAATTTGCACCAAAGAGTTGGATCCAGTCTGTGCAAGCAATGCAGAAACTTATTACAACGAATGTAATTTCTGCTATGAAAAGAT ATCTGGGTGGGTCCCAAGACTGAGTCATGACTGA
- the MARCOL gene encoding MARCO-like protein, translating to MSETTSSNMKAFIFLPFMFLVMFSVPSTQTLKTNVLKLQESPEPTLILERKNEANHQGGQKESNKQEGSNTQGKPGTFSLQGQPGYSNQPGKPGNFNQQKRPGVFNQPGSLQGNSGESNQKGNPETSNEQGKPGSSGQHGHPGSASQQGKPGSSGQQGKPGSSSQQGKPGSSGQRGKSGSFYNPEERKKVGNPLNGNVKDTQTGSTSIKNSAGTINCLSIYKPVCGSDGRTYSNDCVFGEAKRLSNGKLTLKHEGKC from the exons ATGTCTGAAACAACTAGCTCTAACATGaaggctttcatttttcttcccttcatgtTCTTGGTCATGTTCTCAG TGCCTTCAACCCAGACTTTGAAAACAAATGTTCTTAAACTACAAGAGAGTCCAGAACCTACACttattctagagagaaaaaatgaagctAACCATCAAGGAGGACAAAAGGAATCTAATAAACAAGAAGGTAGCAACACACAAGGAAAACCAGGGACATTTAGTCTGCAAGGACAACCAGGGTATTCTAACCAGCCAGGGAAACCAGGGAATTTTAATCAGCAAAAGAGACCAGGAGTTTTCAATCAGCCTGGGAGTCTTCAAGGGAATTCAGGAGAATCTAACCAAAAAGGGAATCCAGAAACTTCTAATGAGCAAGGAAAACCAGGATCTTCTGGTCAGCACGGGCATCCAGGGTCAGCTAGCCAACAAGGGAAGCCAGGATCTTCTGGCCAGCAAGGGAAGCCAGGGTCATCTAGCCAGCAAGGAAAACCAGGATCTTCTGGCCAACGAGGGAAATCAGGGTCTTTTTACaatccagaagaaaggaaaaaagtaggcAACCCTTTGAATGGCAATGTAAAGGACACTCAG ACTGGCAGTACCAGCATCAAGAACTCAGCTGGAACTATAAATTGTCTATCTATCTACAAACCAGTCTGTGGTTCGGATGGAAGAACCTATAGTAACGACTGTGTATTTGGTGAAGCAAAAAG GTTGAGTAATGGAAAACTGACTTTGAAGCATGAGGGGAAATGCTAA